A section of the Saccharopolyspora gregorii genome encodes:
- a CDS encoding four-carbon acid sugar kinase family protein, producing the protein MAISRERLLADAPEPRDVPAAELTAAVAAGRRVVVLDDDPTGTQSIRDLPVLTAWTREDLEWAFAQETPGFFVLTNTRSLAPQDAARTNREVARAALDVARDLGVDCAFASRGDSTLRGHFPLETDVLGAESAAAGQDVDGVLLVPALIEPGRITVDSVHWMRTADGMVPVGETEFARDRTFGYRSSDLRDWVAEKTGGRVPRDAVTAVPLAELRSGGPAAVARILGGITGGLPVVADAATDEDLRVLVAGLLRAEADGKRFVYRTGPSFVRARTGQRAHPPADSADLRAAEPGPDDPRAGSSRGLVVVGSHVGLTTRQLAALLADGRTAEAELDVARVLDPAACAEHIAQVTTRVVALLRAGAAEDVVLRTSRELVGGRDAEHSLEIARTVSAALVAVVRSVLAEVRPAFVLAKGGITSSDVATGGLGIRRAWSRGTLLPGTASIWEPVSGPATGVPYGVFAGNVGDEHGLRDAVRRLREAAC; encoded by the coding sequence ATGGCGATCTCCCGCGAGCGGTTGCTCGCCGACGCCCCCGAACCGCGGGACGTCCCGGCCGCCGAGCTGACCGCGGCGGTCGCGGCCGGACGCCGGGTGGTGGTGCTCGACGACGATCCCACCGGCACGCAGAGCATCCGGGACCTGCCGGTGCTCACCGCCTGGACCCGCGAGGACCTGGAGTGGGCCTTCGCGCAGGAGACCCCGGGCTTCTTCGTGCTCACCAACACGCGCAGCCTCGCGCCGCAGGACGCGGCCCGGACCAACCGGGAGGTCGCGCGGGCCGCGCTCGACGTCGCCCGCGACCTCGGCGTCGACTGCGCCTTCGCCAGCCGCGGGGATTCGACGCTGCGCGGGCACTTCCCGCTGGAGACCGACGTCCTCGGTGCGGAGAGCGCGGCCGCCGGGCAGGACGTGGACGGCGTGCTGCTGGTCCCCGCCCTGATCGAACCCGGGCGGATCACCGTCGACTCGGTGCACTGGATGCGGACCGCGGACGGGATGGTGCCGGTCGGCGAGACGGAGTTCGCCCGCGACCGCACCTTCGGCTACCGCAGCTCCGACCTGCGGGACTGGGTGGCGGAGAAGACCGGTGGCCGGGTCCCGCGGGACGCGGTGACCGCGGTGCCGCTGGCCGAGCTGCGCTCCGGCGGGCCGGCGGCGGTCGCCCGCATCCTCGGCGGGATCACCGGCGGGTTGCCGGTCGTCGCCGACGCCGCCACCGACGAGGACCTGCGGGTGCTCGTCGCCGGGCTGCTGCGCGCCGAAGCGGACGGGAAGCGGTTCGTCTACCGCACCGGACCGTCGTTCGTGCGGGCGCGCACCGGGCAGCGGGCGCACCCGCCCGCGGACTCGGCGGACCTGCGCGCCGCCGAACCGGGCCCGGACGATCCGCGAGCGGGGTCGAGCCGCGGGCTGGTGGTCGTCGGCTCGCACGTCGGGCTCACCACCCGCCAGCTCGCCGCGCTGCTCGCCGACGGCCGCACCGCCGAGGCCGAGCTCGACGTGGCCCGGGTGCTCGATCCGGCGGCCTGCGCCGAGCACATCGCACAGGTCACCACGCGCGTCGTCGCGCTGCTGCGCGCCGGGGCTGCCGAGGACGTCGTGCTGCGCACCAGCCGCGAGCTGGTCGGCGGCCGCGATGCCGAGCACAGCTTGGAGATCGCCCGCACCGTCAGCGCCGCCCTGGTCGCGGTGGTGCGGTCGGTGCTCGCGGAGGTCCGGCCCGCGTTCGTGCTGGCGAAGGGCGGCATCACCTCCTCGGACGTGGCCACCGGCGGGCTCGGCATCCGCCGGGCGTGGTCGCGCGGCACGCTGCTGCCCGGCACCGCCTCGATCTGGGAACCGGTGTCCGGTCCGGCGACCGGCGTGCCCTACGGCGTGTTCGCGGGGAACGTGGGCGACGAGCACGGCCTGCGCGATGCGGTGCGCAGGCTGCGGGAGGCCGCGTGCTGA
- a CDS encoding class II fructose-bisphosphate aldolase encodes MLSRGTATLRAAADGGWALGAFATYNLEQVQAVVRAGERTGAPVLLLAGSSHFRHAGRLLATVALAAAADAGAEVGVHLDHCRDLAELRWCAELGYSSLMYDGAHDPYEDNVVATAEAVRIAHDHGAWLEGELGALAGDEDVSTGARSAAMTSPEQAADFVGRTGVDALAVAVGNVHGFSPDARLDLDRLRAIRAAVPVPLVLHGASGLPAEQIRGAIDAGVAKINVNAELRRAHLEAVAEALPAALPGSDAVAVWRAGRDAVEERVVAAIRSFGPR; translated from the coding sequence GTGCTGAGCCGGGGGACGGCCACCCTGCGCGCCGCCGCCGACGGCGGGTGGGCGCTCGGCGCGTTCGCCACCTACAACCTGGAGCAGGTGCAGGCCGTGGTGCGGGCGGGGGAGCGGACCGGGGCACCGGTGCTGCTGCTCGCGGGATCGAGCCACTTCCGGCACGCGGGCCGGCTGCTGGCGACCGTCGCGCTGGCGGCCGCCGCGGACGCCGGCGCGGAGGTCGGCGTGCACCTGGACCACTGCCGGGACCTCGCCGAGCTGCGCTGGTGCGCCGAACTCGGCTACTCCTCGCTGATGTACGACGGGGCGCACGACCCGTACGAGGACAACGTGGTGGCGACCGCCGAAGCCGTCCGCATCGCCCACGACCACGGCGCCTGGCTGGAGGGCGAGCTGGGCGCGCTCGCCGGGGACGAGGACGTCTCCACCGGCGCCCGGTCCGCGGCGATGACCTCGCCGGAGCAGGCCGCGGACTTCGTCGGCCGCACCGGGGTGGACGCGCTGGCCGTCGCCGTCGGCAACGTGCACGGGTTCTCCCCGGACGCGCGGCTGGACCTGGACCGGCTGCGCGCGATCCGGGCCGCGGTGCCGGTGCCGCTGGTGCTGCACGGCGCGAGCGGCCTGCCCGCCGAGCAGATCCGGGGCGCGATCGACGCCGGCGTGGCGAAGATCAACGTGAACGCGGAGCTGCGCCGCGCCCACCTGGAGGCCGTCGCCGAGGCGCTGCCCGCGGCGCTGCCCGGATCGGACGCGGTCGCCGTGTGGCGGGCCGGTCGCGACGCGGTGGAGGAACGGGTGGTGGCCGCGATCCGCTCGTTCGGCCCGCGCTGA